The following proteins are encoded in a genomic region of Pikeienuella piscinae:
- the carA gene encoding glutamine-hydrolyzing carbamoyl-phosphate synthase small subunit — protein sequence MPALAPPNACLALADGTLFHGRGFGATGVAAGELCFNTAMTGYQEIMTDPSYAGQIVTFTFPHIGNTGANLEDDETERPAALGMVTRMDPTAPSNWRATESLSDWLARRGRIAIGGVDTRRLTRTIRHKGMPHAALGFSNDGAPDSERLIEIARAFAGLEGADLARDVTCPQSYRWDEGRWDWPGGYPRREAGSKKVVAIDFGAKRNILRCLVSAGADVIVLPAQATAEEVLAHRPDGVFLSNGPGDPAATGVYAVPMIRGVLEAGVPLFGICLGHQMLALALGAQTVKMNHGHHGANHPVREVATGKVEITSMNHGFAVDGQTLPAGVEETHVSLFDGSNCGIRVKGKPVFSVQHHPEASPGPKDSFYLFERFLTSMG from the coding sequence ATGCCTGCGCTTGCGCCGCCCAACGCCTGTCTCGCTCTCGCCGACGGAACGCTGTTCCATGGCCGCGGGTTCGGCGCCACCGGCGTCGCAGCCGGCGAACTATGCTTCAACACCGCGATGACCGGGTATCAGGAGATCATGACCGATCCCTCTTATGCGGGGCAGATCGTCACCTTCACCTTCCCGCATATCGGCAATACCGGCGCCAATCTGGAAGACGACGAAACTGAACGGCCCGCCGCGCTCGGCATGGTGACGCGGATGGACCCGACGGCGCCCTCGAACTGGCGCGCGACCGAATCGCTTTCAGACTGGCTCGCCCGGCGCGGGCGAATCGCGATCGGCGGCGTCGACACCAGGCGCCTGACCCGGACGATCCGGCACAAAGGCATGCCACACGCGGCGCTCGGTTTCTCCAACGATGGCGCGCCTGACAGCGAAAGACTAATCGAGATCGCGCGCGCGTTCGCCGGCCTCGAAGGCGCTGACCTGGCCAGGGACGTCACGTGTCCGCAATCCTACCGCTGGGACGAGGGACGCTGGGACTGGCCCGGCGGCTATCCCCGGCGGGAGGCCGGGTCGAAAAAGGTTGTCGCAATCGATTTCGGCGCGAAGCGCAACATTCTGCGTTGTCTCGTTTCAGCCGGGGCGGACGTCATCGTGTTGCCGGCCCAGGCCACGGCCGAAGAAGTGCTGGCGCACCGCCCGGACGGCGTCTTTCTCTCCAACGGGCCAGGCGACCCGGCGGCGACCGGCGTTTACGCCGTGCCCATGATCCGGGGCGTTCTGGAGGCGGGGGTTCCGCTATTCGGAATCTGTCTCGGCCACCAGATGCTGGCGCTGGCGCTCGGCGCGCAGACTGTCAAGATGAACCATGGCCATCATGGCGCGAATCACCCGGTGCGCGAAGTGGCGACGGGGAAAGTCGAGATCACCTCAATGAACCACGGATTCGCGGTGGATGGCCAGACACTGCCTGCCGGCGTCGAAGAGACCCATGTCTCGCTCTTCGATGGATCGAATTGCGGCATTCGGGTGAAGGGCAAGCCGGTATTCTCGGTCCAGCATCATCCGGAGGCGAGCCCCGGGCCGAAAGACAGTTTCTACCTTTTCGAACGGTTCCTCACATCCATGGGATGA
- a CDS encoding glycosyltransferase family 2 protein: protein MAKDREARPNYHGDHRRLGEILLAEGVIDRDALALSLIAQRDSRARIGEILVVRGGVDRSAVAAAAARQAGFEFIDLRFSSLDAALIRPEDIDLFIRERIAPWRIEAGVVIYVAATPDAAAARLAQRGGGSTDVAAVEARALSRALIDACGPRLAERSAVRRPDARSLRSGAAGWQRGAAVAALTGAAALAVTRPDLALALFLWSSAGVMIANGGLWGAALLAHPRARPQARKQTRESADFRPLPVVSLLVPLYHEPETAPLLLRSLSALDYPPELLDIKVILERDDSATLDALKALNPPPHVEILIAPDGAPRTKPRALNFALDFARGAFIGVYDAEDRPAPDQIRKIAAQFTAEAPDVACIQARLGYYNATENWLTRCFEIEYASWFDAMLPGLFGLGMPIPLGGTSLFIRREALETAGGWDSHNVTEDADLGMMLARAGLKTALSDSLTEEEASSRPGAWIRQRSRWLKGYLSTWVTHMRRPVELLADLGAWRFIGFNLILLCAVLGYLLLPWLWLASLAGFWVNLRAAGAGAATDALVITTSAVLPIMFAAAAFGLWRRDRLNLVGWVLTLPLYWAFGAAAAYLALWELVSAPSKWRKTRHGVGRIAAELRRSALSSRDPGE, encoded by the coding sequence ATGGCGAAGGACCGAGAAGCGCGCCCAAACTACCATGGCGACCACCGACGTTTGGGGGAGATCCTTCTCGCCGAAGGGGTGATCGACCGGGACGCGCTCGCGCTCTCGCTCATCGCTCAGCGCGACAGCCGTGCGCGGATCGGCGAGATCCTCGTCGTGCGCGGGGGCGTCGACCGTTCCGCCGTCGCCGCGGCCGCCGCCCGACAGGCGGGGTTCGAGTTCATCGATCTCCGGTTCTCTTCGCTCGACGCCGCGCTGATTCGCCCGGAGGATATTGATCTCTTCATTCGTGAGCGCATCGCGCCATGGCGGATAGAGGCGGGCGTCGTCATCTATGTCGCCGCCACCCCCGACGCCGCCGCAGCCCGTCTGGCGCAGCGGGGCGGGGGATCGACCGACGTCGCCGCGGTCGAGGCGCGGGCGCTGTCGCGGGCTTTGATCGACGCCTGCGGACCGCGCCTGGCCGAGCGCTCCGCCGTGCGGCGGCCTGATGCAAGGAGCCTTCGCTCTGGCGCCGCCGGCTGGCAGCGCGGCGCAGCGGTCGCCGCGCTGACCGGCGCGGCCGCGCTTGCGGTGACGCGCCCGGATCTGGCGCTCGCCCTCTTCCTTTGGTCATCGGCGGGGGTGATGATCGCCAATGGCGGGCTCTGGGGCGCCGCGCTTCTTGCTCACCCGCGCGCGCGCCCGCAGGCGCGCAAGCAAACGCGCGAATCCGCGGATTTTCGCCCTCTCCCAGTCGTCAGTCTGCTTGTGCCGCTCTATCACGAACCGGAGACTGCGCCGCTTCTGCTCCGCTCTCTCAGCGCGCTGGACTACCCGCCCGAACTCCTCGATATTAAGGTGATCCTGGAGCGTGACGACAGTGCGACGCTGGATGCGCTGAAGGCGCTGAACCCGCCGCCGCATGTCGAGATTCTGATCGCTCCCGACGGCGCGCCCCGCACCAAGCCGCGCGCGCTGAATTTCGCGCTCGATTTCGCGCGCGGCGCGTTCATCGGGGTCTATGACGCCGAGGACAGACCAGCGCCCGACCAGATTCGCAAGATCGCCGCGCAGTTCACCGCAGAAGCCCCGGATGTCGCCTGCATCCAGGCCCGGCTTGGCTACTACAACGCCACTGAAAACTGGCTGACGCGCTGTTTCGAGATTGAATACGCAAGCTGGTTCGATGCGATGCTGCCGGGACTGTTCGGGCTCGGCATGCCGATTCCGCTCGGCGGCACGTCGCTTTTCATTCGCCGCGAGGCGCTGGAGACCGCCGGGGGCTGGGACAGCCACAACGTGACCGAGGATGCTGATCTCGGCATGATGCTGGCGCGCGCCGGGCTGAAGACAGCGCTATCCGATTCGCTGACCGAGGAGGAGGCGAGCAGCCGCCCGGGCGCCTGGATCCGGCAGCGCTCCCGCTGGCTGAAAGGTTACCTCTCCACCTGGGTGACGCACATGCGCCGGCCCGTGGAGCTTCTCGCGGATCTCGGAGCGTGGCGGTTTATCGGCTTCAACCTGATCCTGCTTTGCGCAGTGCTCGGCTATCTACTGCTACCCTGGCTCTGGCTCGCGTCACTCGCGGGATTCTGGGTCAATCTTCGCGCCGCCGGGGCCGGCGCCGCGACCGACGCGCTCGTCATCACGACATCCGCCGTGTTGCCGATCATGTTCGCCGCCGCGGCTTTCGGCCTTTGGCGACGGGACCGACTCAATCTGGTCGGCTGGGTGTTGACGCTGCCGCTTTACTGGGCGTTCGGCGCCGCGGCCGCCTATCTGGCGCTATGGGAGCTGGTAAGCGCGCCCTCGAAATGGCGAAAGACGCGACACGGCGTCGGCCGGATCGCCGCTGAACTGCGCCGCTCCGCCCTCTCGTCACGGGACCCGGGGGAATAG
- a CDS encoding GatB/YqeY domain-containing protein produces MLRDRINTALKAAMKDKEQLRVCTLRLVVAALNEREIAARGGDDPTELTDAATLDVLAKMVRQREESAKAYDEGGRPELAKQERAEIRVIREFMPKPLPPEEVTAAVREAIRDSEAHTIKDMGKVMGVLKAKYPGRMDFGKVGATVRQALG; encoded by the coding sequence ATGTTGCGCGATCGGATCAACACCGCGCTGAAAGCGGCGATGAAGGACAAGGAGCAGTTGCGCGTCTGTACGCTCCGCTTGGTTGTCGCCGCCCTCAATGAGCGGGAAATCGCCGCGCGGGGCGGCGACGACCCGACGGAACTGACCGATGCGGCGACGCTCGACGTGCTCGCCAAGATGGTCAGGCAGCGAGAGGAAAGCGCCAAAGCCTATGACGAGGGCGGGCGCCCAGAGCTCGCGAAACAGGAACGCGCGGAGATCCGGGTGATCCGTGAGTTCATGCCCAAACCCCTGCCGCCGGAGGAGGTGACGGCGGCGGTGCGCGAGGCGATCCGCGATTCCGAGGCCCACACGATCAAGGACATGGGCAAGGTGATGGGCGTTCTGAAAGCAAAGTATCCGGGGCGGATGGATTTCGGCAAGGTTGGCGCGACGGTGCGTCAGGCGCTGGGCTGA
- a CDS encoding GNAT family N-acetyltransferase: MRLETGRLILRPFEANDHAPFAELNADPEVMAHFPAPLGRAESDDLIATIRERTLAHGFGFAAIAEEGGGFLGMCGLNRPGFAAHFTPCVEIGWRLRRAAWGRGFASEAARAWLTYGFTTLELDEIVAFTTTGNHRSMAVMERIGMVRERVGGFMHPALKRESPLAPHVLYRLARRDHDT; this comes from the coding sequence ATGAGGCTGGAGACTGGACGGCTGATCCTGCGGCCGTTCGAGGCGAACGATCACGCGCCCTTCGCCGAATTGAACGCAGACCCTGAGGTGATGGCGCATTTTCCAGCGCCGCTGGGCCGCGCGGAGAGCGACGATCTCATCGCCACGATTCGTGAACGGACCTTGGCGCACGGTTTCGGGTTCGCCGCGATCGCGGAAGAAGGCGGCGGTTTTCTTGGGATGTGCGGCCTCAATCGTCCCGGCTTCGCGGCGCATTTCACCCCCTGCGTCGAGATCGGCTGGCGGCTTCGGCGCGCGGCATGGGGCAGGGGATTCGCATCGGAGGCGGCGCGCGCCTGGCTGACATACGGTTTCACGACGCTCGAACTCGACGAGATCGTCGCCTTCACGACGACCGGCAACCACCGCTCTATGGCGGTGATGGAGAGGATCGGCATGGTCCGCGAAAGGGTTGGCGGGTTCATGCATCCGGCCCTCAAACGTGAAAGCCCGCTCGCGCCGCATGTGCTATACCGGTTGGCGAGAAGGGATCATGACACATGA
- a CDS encoding SH3-like domain-containing protein, whose protein sequence is MNANEPGRRWHDMGGLGDDPAGAIDRESHDYALWEKRVDALMVLASSKGYFTVDGLRRVLEDMPREAFETQSYYERWVQSVTQNLMEAGVFTPGELGVKMEEVAARGETYGECSLGD, encoded by the coding sequence ATGAACGCGAACGAGCCCGGGCGGCGCTGGCACGACATGGGCGGCCTGGGCGATGATCCGGCCGGCGCCATCGACCGCGAATCGCACGATTACGCGCTTTGGGAAAAACGCGTCGATGCGTTGATGGTGCTCGCATCATCCAAGGGCTATTTCACCGTCGATGGCCTGCGCCGCGTGCTGGAGGACATGCCGCGCGAGGCATTCGAGACACAGAGCTATTACGAACGCTGGGTGCAGTCTGTCACGCAGAACCTCATGGAGGCGGGCGTCTTCACGCCGGGAGAACTTGGCGTGAAGATGGAGGAAGTGGCGGCGCGGGGCGAAACCTACGGCGAGTGCTCGCTCGGCGATTAG
- the rimO gene encoding 30S ribosomal protein S12 methylthiotransferase RimO produces MKLNPPELRPDLAPRINAAEPPRPGQPRVGMVSLGCPKALVDSERILTRLRAEGYALSPDYQGAGAVIVNTCGFLDSAKAESLEAIGEALTENGRVIVTGCLGADEGLIREKHPKVLAVTGPQQYEAVLDAVHAALPPAPDPFVDLIPAAGVRLTPRHYAYLKISEGCDHKCRFCVIPAMRGPLRSRPAGAVLREAERLAEAGVKELLVISQDTSAYGKDIAYAESPWRGAARRAHITDLASALGELGIWVRLHYIYPYPHVDRLIPLMAEGKVLPYLDIPFQHSHPDVLKRMARPAASAKTLDRIAAWRRERPDIALRSTFIVGYPGETEAEFAHLLDWLREARLDRVGCFKYENVAGARANALEGHLPDEVKEERYARFMEVSQRISEEKMAARVGTRIEVIVDEVDDEGAVARSKMDAPEIDGQVFIDEGFAGLAPGNIVEVTIEEAAEYDLWARRT; encoded by the coding sequence ATGAAACTCAACCCGCCAGAACTTCGCCCGGACCTCGCGCCGCGCATCAACGCCGCAGAACCGCCGCGCCCAGGCCAGCCGCGGGTCGGCATGGTGTCGCTCGGTTGCCCGAAAGCGCTGGTGGATTCCGAACGTATCCTGACCCGACTTCGGGCGGAGGGCTATGCGCTCTCGCCCGATTATCAGGGGGCCGGCGCGGTGATCGTTAACACATGCGGCTTTCTGGACAGCGCGAAGGCGGAAAGCCTGGAGGCGATCGGCGAAGCGCTGACGGAGAACGGCAGGGTCATCGTCACAGGTTGCCTCGGCGCCGACGAGGGCCTGATCAGGGAGAAGCACCCGAAGGTGCTGGCCGTCACCGGCCCGCAGCAATACGAGGCGGTGCTGGACGCGGTGCACGCCGCGCTCCCCCCCGCGCCCGACCCGTTCGTCGATCTGATCCCGGCGGCGGGCGTCCGGCTGACGCCGCGCCATTACGCCTATCTGAAAATCTCGGAAGGCTGCGATCACAAATGCCGGTTCTGCGTCATCCCTGCGATGCGCGGCCCGTTGCGCTCGCGCCCCGCCGGCGCGGTGCTGCGCGAAGCCGAGCGGCTGGCGGAGGCCGGCGTGAAGGAGCTTCTGGTGATCAGCCAAGACACCTCCGCCTATGGAAAGGACATCGCTTACGCCGAAAGCCCCTGGCGCGGCGCGGCGCGGCGCGCGCATATCACCGATCTTGCGTCGGCCCTGGGCGAGCTCGGCATATGGGTGCGCCTCCATTATATCTATCCTTATCCGCATGTGGATCGGCTGATCCCGCTGATGGCGGAGGGGAAGGTGCTTCCTTATCTCGACATTCCTTTCCAGCATTCTCATCCCGATGTCCTGAAACGCATGGCGCGCCCCGCCGCCTCCGCGAAGACGCTGGACCGGATCGCGGCCTGGCGGCGCGAGCGCCCCGACATCGCGCTCCGCTCGACCTTCATCGTCGGCTATCCGGGAGAGACCGAGGCGGAGTTCGCACATCTGCTCGACTGGCTGCGCGAGGCCCGGCTCGATCGGGTCGGCTGCTTCAAGTACGAGAATGTCGCCGGCGCGCGCGCAAACGCGCTTGAAGGTCATCTTCCCGACGAGGTGAAGGAGGAACGCTACGCCCGCTTCATGGAGGTTTCGCAGCGGATCTCCGAGGAAAAGATGGCCGCGCGGGTCGGAACCCGGATCGAGGTCATTGTAGATGAGGTCGATGACGAGGGCGCCGTCGCGCGCTCGAAGATGGACGCCCCGGAAATCGATGGCCAGGTTTTCATCGATGAGGGATTCGCGGGCCTCGCCCCCGGCAATATCGTCGAGGTGACGATCGAGGAGGCCGCCGAATACGACCTCTGGGCGCGACGGACCTGA
- a CDS encoding SH3-like domain-containing protein, whose product MPYQVGEAVRLLPLAPPGHVRTPWYLRGKIGVIERDLGETGDPEALAYGRTDAPPRRLYRVRFSMDAIWGAAAERPEDRLDAEIFDNWLEPADAPA is encoded by the coding sequence ATGCCCTATCAAGTTGGCGAAGCCGTCCGGCTGCTGCCGCTTGCGCCGCCGGGCCATGTGCGCACACCTTGGTATCTGCGTGGCAAGATCGGCGTGATCGAGCGTGACTTGGGCGAGACCGGAGATCCGGAGGCGCTGGCCTATGGCCGGACCGATGCGCCGCCACGACGCCTCTACCGCGTGCGCTTCTCCATGGATGCGATCTGGGGCGCGGCGGCGGAGCGGCCGGAGGATCGGCTCGACGCGGAAATATTCGACAACTGGCTGGAGCCCGCAGATGCCCCCGCATGA
- a CDS encoding ParA family protein yields MAKVLTFAQQKGGSGKTTLLTQLAVVYASGGGGVGRKRRIGLIDLDPQRTLTSWMDERIRGRGEPDMDLIESSEWRVGTDIGKAARDSDLIMIDCPGAADVMLNRVLRETDLVISPVQPSAPDVWATRATLRAAAKQGADARVVLNRVPPVAWWQRKWRRCLRRKAPS; encoded by the coding sequence ATGGCCAAGGTTCTCACATTCGCTCAACAGAAGGGCGGCTCGGGCAAGACGACGCTGCTCACCCAGCTCGCCGTCGTGTATGCGAGCGGCGGCGGCGGGGTCGGCCGGAAGCGGCGGATCGGCCTGATCGATCTCGACCCGCAGCGGACGCTCACATCGTGGATGGACGAGCGGATTCGCGGGCGCGGCGAACCTGACATGGACCTGATTGAATCGAGCGAATGGCGCGTCGGAACGGATATCGGCAAAGCGGCGCGTGATTCCGACTTGATCATGATCGACTGTCCGGGCGCCGCGGACGTGATGCTGAACCGCGTTCTGCGTGAGACCGACCTTGTCATCAGCCCGGTCCAGCCATCGGCGCCAGACGTCTGGGCGACCCGAGCGACGCTGAGAGCCGCCGCCAAACAGGGCGCGGACGCCCGCGTGGTTCTCAACCGGGTGCCCCCCGTGGCCTGGTGGCAGAGGAAATGGCGGCGATGCTTGAGGCGGAAGGCGCCGAGCTGA